The following is a genomic window from Verrucomicrobiota bacterium.
TGACTTCCCGCAGCCGATCGGGACTTTCGATTTTCAGCTGGTGGAAGAGTTTCTGCGCGGTTTTGCCGCGAACGCAGGGATGAACCTTCATGTGACGGTCAAGCGCGGCCGAAACGCGCATCACGTTGCTGAGGCGATCTTTAAAGGGCTGGCTAAAGCTTTGGACCAAGCCTGCCAGGTTGATGCACGGGTTATCGGGGTACCAAGTTCAAAAGGAATCTTGTAAAACCATTTTTGAGAGGTAGAAAAAGCGGGGAGCACGGATGAACCCTCGGTTAGGCTTAATTGATTACGGCTCGGGCAACCTGCGGAGCGTGACGAAGGCGCTGGAACGCGTCGGCGCACAGGTGGCCCGGCTTGGTGATGGTGGCCAGATTAGTGATTTCGCCGCCCTGGTTTTGCCGGGGGTCGGTTCGTTCGGAGATTCGGTTAAGCAGCTGCACGCGCGGAGGATGTTTGAGCCCGTGCGAGAGTGGATCAGAGAAGGACGGCCTTTTCTTGGCGTCTGCCTCGGTTACCAGCTCCTCTTCGAACGCAGCGAGGAAAGCCCGGGTGTAGCCGGGTTGGGTGTCTTGGCCGGAGTCGTAAAGCGGTTTGCCGCCGGCACCCCCGGCACCCTTAAGGTGCCGCACATCGGCTGGAACCAGGTAACCTGGCGCCGTGCGGTCCGTGAACGTTTCACCGCGTTACCGGAACGCGCCTACGTGTACTTCGTGCATTCTTATTATCCGGAACCGGCCGATGCTTCAGTCGTCGCGGGCACGGCAGAGTACGGCGCCTCTTTTGCCGCCGCAGTCGCAACCAAGAACGTATTCGCAACGCAGTTTCACCCCGAAAAAAGCCAGGATGCGGGTCTAACCATCCTGCAGGAGTTTGTGAGGTCGTTGGCATGATTATTCTACCCGCCATTGATTTATACGACGGTCAAGTGGTCCGGCTTCGCCAAGGCAAGCTGGAAGAAAAACAGGTCTATTCCGACGACCCGCTGGCGTTTGCCCGTTGTTGGGAAGAAGAAGGAGGCAATTGCCTCCACGTAGTCGACTTGAATGCCGCCTTCACGGGTGAGCAGAAGAATCTGCACATCGTCAAGCGGCTGGTCGGATCACTGAATATCCCCGTGCAGGTAGGCGGGGGGGTGAGGTCGATGGAAGCGGCTGCCGCGTTGCTTGAGGCCGGTGCCGCTCGCGTGGTGGCGGGAACCAAAGCCGTCCAGGATCCGGAGTTTGTGCCGGCGTTGACCGAAAAATTCGGGGGCGCGCAGGTTGCCGTCAGCGTCGACGTGCGGGATGGCAGGGTTGCCGTAAAAGGCTGGGCGGAGACCACCTCCTTGCACGCGCTGGACTTCGTGCGCAGGCTCGATCAGCAGGGGGTCGGCACCCTGATTTTCACCGACATTGCGACTGATGGGATGCTGACGGGGCCGAGCATCCCGCAACTGATTGAGGTGCTCAGGCATTTCCGCGGTCAGGTTATCTCCAGCGGTGGCGTCGCCAGCATCGAAGACGTAAGATCACTCGCCGGTCTTCACGGCCTGTACGGGCTGATCATCGGCAGAGCAATTTTCGACGGGACGATCGACCTGGGCGAAGCCGTGGCGGCTGCGGCCGTGGCCTCCGCTGCGCAAGGCGCCGTCGGTTAGCTACGAAGGCACGAGTAACGGAAGAATGCAGCCCCGGGGCGGTTGTCTCCCCATTTGTGGCATTCTTCCGCTTGTGGCATTCTTTCAGCGGGCGGCGCTACGCGGCACTTTCGTCTGCTCAATCAGGTCGGACAAAATGTTCACGGTCTCGCGTTTGATCGCATCGGCCTGTACGTTTCCGGCTTCC
Proteins encoded in this region:
- the hisH gene encoding imidazole glycerol phosphate synthase subunit HisH → MNPRLGLIDYGSGNLRSVTKALERVGAQVARLGDGGQISDFAALVLPGVGSFGDSVKQLHARRMFEPVREWIREGRPFLGVCLGYQLLFERSEESPGVAGLGVLAGVVKRFAAGTPGTLKVPHIGWNQVTWRRAVRERFTALPERAYVYFVHSYYPEPADASVVAGTAEYGASFAAAVATKNVFATQFHPEKSQDAGLTILQEFVRSLA
- the hisA gene encoding 1-(5-phosphoribosyl)-5-[(5-phosphoribosylamino)methylideneamino]imidazole-4-carboxamide isomerase yields the protein MIILPAIDLYDGQVVRLRQGKLEEKQVYSDDPLAFARCWEEEGGNCLHVVDLNAAFTGEQKNLHIVKRLVGSLNIPVQVGGGVRSMEAAAALLEAGAARVVAGTKAVQDPEFVPALTEKFGGAQVAVSVDVRDGRVAVKGWAETTSLHALDFVRRLDQQGVGTLIFTDIATDGMLTGPSIPQLIEVLRHFRGQVISSGGVASIEDVRSLAGLHGLYGLIIGRAIFDGTIDLGEAVAAAAVASAAQGAVG